One Saprospiraceae bacterium DNA window includes the following coding sequences:
- a CDS encoding proline dehydrogenase family protein has product MSKPWLVKHGSKLALWAVTNRLPFAETIVKNTVFQQFVGGTTLLGCQPNIDRLAAHNTLTILDYGAEAKETELDFNHTMNENIRAIDFASRSKHIPVVSTKVTGLARFHLLEKVQHRPTLTREELSEYRNVLKRLDAVCYQASLKGVAVYIDAEESWIQDTIDHLVWLMMKRYNKKRVVVYNTFQMYRKDRLQFLIESYDRAQKAGFMLGAKLVRGAYMEKEAFYAAAYGYENPINPDKEATDDHYNTALRFCLDHLDTMAFCNASHNANSALLQVELMDKKRIPHDHPNIMFSQLFGMSDNLTFNLAAAGFRVAKYLPYGQVREVIPYLIRRAQENTSVTGDAGRELALVQQEVKRRGL; this is encoded by the coding sequence ATGAGCAAACCCTGGCTCGTGAAACACGGCTCCAAACTCGCGCTTTGGGCCGTGACCAATCGCTTGCCTTTCGCGGAAACCATCGTGAAAAACACGGTATTTCAGCAGTTCGTGGGGGGCACCACGCTGCTTGGCTGTCAGCCCAACATTGACCGTTTGGCAGCGCACAACACGTTGACCATATTGGACTACGGCGCGGAAGCGAAAGAAACGGAGCTCGACTTCAACCATACCATGAACGAGAACATCCGCGCCATTGACTTTGCCAGTCGCTCCAAACACATCCCGGTGGTGAGTACCAAAGTGACGGGACTGGCGCGATTCCACTTGCTTGAAAAAGTACAGCATCGGCCCACCCTCACCCGCGAGGAGCTGAGCGAATATCGCAACGTGCTCAAGCGCCTCGATGCCGTGTGCTACCAAGCCTCGCTCAAAGGCGTGGCCGTCTATATTGACGCGGAGGAAAGCTGGATTCAGGACACGATAGACCACCTCGTGTGGCTGATGATGAAACGATACAACAAGAAGCGCGTGGTCGTGTACAACACCTTCCAGATGTACCGCAAAGACCGCCTGCAATTTCTCATCGAAAGCTACGACCGCGCCCAAAAGGCCGGCTTCATGCTCGGCGCAAAACTCGTGCGCGGCGCATACATGGAAAAAGAAGCATTTTACGCCGCCGCCTACGGCTACGAAAATCCCATCAACCCCGACAAAGAAGCCACCGACGACCACTACAACACCGCGCTGCGATTCTGCCTCGACCACTTGGACACCATGGCTTTTTGCAATGCCAGCCACAACGCCAACAGCGCCCTGCTTCAAGTGGAACTCATGGATAAAAAACGCATCCCGCACGACCACCCAAACATCATGTTCAGCCAACTATTTGGCATGAGCGACAACCTGACCTTCAATCTCGCCGCCGCCGGATTCAGGGTGGCCAAATACCTCCCTTACGGTCAGGTACGCGAGGTCATCCCTTATCTCATCCGAAGGGCGCAAGAAAACACCTCCGTCACCGGCGATGCGGGCCGCGAGTTGGCACTTGTGCAGCAAGAGGTGAAAAGAAGGGGCTTGTGA
- a CDS encoding T9SS type A sorting domain-containing protein has translation MPVPRDTSKYYLFHKRADNSTLSKDLLLTQIDMSLGSGLGAVTSKNEIILQDTFSDFLTAVRHGNGRDWWVMLHKNRSNRSLCYLLDPAGLHAPIVQHLGPIWNYQDWAGQSVFSPDGSRYARANPNNGLSVFDFDRCAGTLSNHLFISLAADSASACGVAFSPNSRFLYLSTGTKLFQFDMQAADIAASKQLIGVYDGFLAPFPTTFYQQRLAPDGKIYMNSTNGVNHLHVINNPDLPGLECNFVQHEIELPTYSQTAIVNFPYFRLYDLPGSPCDTLGIDGGPVSSGELSAGAEVTWRVSPNPAVDEINISFSQPFSGVVTLLDTTGQTVKSVNVQAVDGVLLGINVSDLPNGIYYLQVNGGGARPFVSKVVIAH, from the coding sequence ATGCCAGTACCGAGAGACACGTCGAAGTATTATTTGTTTCACAAGCGAGCTGACAACTCTACATTATCGAAAGATTTGTTGCTCACACAGATAGATATGAGTCTGGGCAGTGGTTTAGGCGCAGTGACATCTAAGAATGAAATCATCCTTCAAGACACATTCTCCGATTTTCTCACCGCCGTGCGGCATGGTAATGGGCGCGACTGGTGGGTGATGCTGCACAAAAACCGCAGCAACCGCAGCCTTTGCTACCTGCTCGACCCGGCAGGACTGCACGCTCCAATCGTGCAACACCTCGGCCCCATCTGGAATTATCAAGACTGGGCGGGGCAGTCGGTCTTTTCTCCCGACGGGAGCAGGTATGCCCGCGCCAACCCCAACAACGGCCTCAGCGTCTTCGACTTCGACCGCTGTGCTGGCACTTTGTCCAACCATTTGTTCATCAGCCTCGCCGCCGATTCTGCTTCCGCTTGCGGCGTGGCGTTTTCTCCTAATTCCCGGTTTTTGTACCTTTCTACCGGCACGAAACTTTTTCAGTTCGATATGCAAGCTGCTGATATTGCCGCCAGCAAACAGTTGATTGGCGTGTACGACGGTTTTTTGGCGCCTTTCCCCACTACTTTTTATCAGCAACGTCTTGCACCGGATGGGAAAATATATATGAATTCGACCAATGGGGTTAATCATTTGCACGTCATCAACAATCCTGATTTGCCCGGATTGGAATGCAATTTTGTTCAACATGAGATTGAACTACCTACTTACTCTCAAACAGCAATCGTAAACTTCCCCTACTTCCGCCTCTACGACCTGCCGGGCAGCCCCTGCGACACGCTGGGCATAGACGGCGGGCCGGTGTCGAGCGGGGAGCTTTCGGCTGGGGCAGAGGTGACATGGAGGGTCTCTCCCAACCCTGCCGTTGACGAGATAAACATCTCTTTCAGTCAACCTTTTAGCGGTGTCGTCACTTTGCTGGACACTACAGGTCAAACAGTAAAAAGCGTAAACGTGCAGGCTGTTGATGGCGTTTTGCTGGGAATAAATGTCAGCGACCTGCCTAACGGCATCTATTATTTGCAGGTGAATGGCGGTGGAGCAAGGCCATTCGTCTCAAAAGTCGTTATTGCGCACTGA
- a CDS encoding response regulator transcription factor, with translation MKSGIKLLYVEDEPFLGKIVKESLESRGFEVVMVADGAKVLTALGQFQPDICVLDVMLPNRDGFSLAAEMRRTRPALPIVFVTAKTQTEDVLQGFAAGGNDYLRKPFSMEELIVRLHNLLALTHGRPTHTDPNEASKIGQYEFLPLKYELRKGDHIRKLSAREADLLKMLVEHRNFTVARKDILLRLWGDDNFFNSRNLDVYITKLRDFLRDDPSIEIITIKGVGYHFVAG, from the coding sequence ATGAAATCCGGCATCAAACTCCTCTACGTCGAAGACGAGCCGTTTTTGGGCAAAATCGTCAAAGAAAGCCTCGAAAGTCGCGGCTTTGAAGTGGTGATGGTAGCCGATGGCGCCAAAGTGCTCACCGCTTTGGGGCAGTTCCAGCCAGATATTTGTGTGCTCGACGTGATGTTGCCCAACCGCGACGGTTTCTCGCTGGCAGCAGAAATGCGCCGCACTCGCCCCGCCCTGCCCATCGTGTTCGTCACTGCCAAAACCCAAACCGAGGATGTGCTGCAAGGCTTCGCCGCCGGCGGCAACGACTACCTGCGCAAACCATTCAGCATGGAGGAACTCATCGTCCGGCTCCACAATTTGCTCGCGCTCACCCACGGGCGCCCCACCCACACCGACCCAAACGAGGCGAGCAAAATAGGCCAATACGAGTTCTTGCCCCTCAAATACGAACTGCGCAAAGGCGACCATATCCGCAAACTCAGCGCCCGAGAAGCCGACTTGCTCAAAATGCTGGTGGAACACCGCAACTTCACCGTTGCCCGCAAAGACATTCTCTTGCGGCTGTGGGGCGACGACAATTTCTTCAACTCGCGCAACCTTGACGTGTATATCACCAAACTCCGCGACTTTCTGCGCGACGACCCTTCCATCGAAATCATCACCATCAAAGGTGTGGGGTATCATTTTGTGGCGGGGTGA